The following proteins come from a genomic window of bacterium:
- a CDS encoding efflux RND transporter periplasmic adaptor subunit translates to ASTYDATASLEAEKTAQVLARVSGQILAITAEEGDRVAAGGALLRIDDAEYRFRIAQAEAATANLLSRFSRMEAMRAEELASEEEFQAALSELENARAEESLTRLTLSYTEVVAPFGGRVTRRLVDVGQTVSAGTPLFDISDFDPLLARIHVPSREFNRLEQEQDVALVLDSDGTRLRGRITLISPVIDPASGTIKITVEVPDYPAGVRPGDFAKVRIVTELREGTVLIPRAAVLTDKGETFVYVAVDDVEHAGDILAERRIVETGFTDDLHTEILSGLALGERVVVKGQRSLKHGTPLKILDAVEAGSR, encoded by the coding sequence CGCCAGCACCTACGACGCCACCGCGTCCCTGGAGGCCGAGAAGACCGCCCAGGTGCTGGCCCGCGTCTCCGGCCAGATCCTCGCCATCACCGCCGAGGAGGGCGACCGGGTCGCCGCCGGCGGCGCCCTGCTCCGGATCGACGACGCCGAGTACCGCTTTCGCATCGCCCAGGCCGAGGCCGCCACCGCCAACCTGCTCTCCAGGTTCAGCCGCATGGAGGCCATGCGCGCCGAGGAGCTGGCGTCGGAGGAGGAGTTCCAGGCCGCGCTCAGCGAGCTGGAGAACGCCCGGGCCGAGGAGAGCCTCACGCGGCTGACCCTGTCCTACACCGAAGTCGTCGCGCCCTTCGGGGGACGCGTCACGCGGCGTCTGGTGGACGTGGGGCAGACCGTTTCGGCCGGTACGCCACTCTTCGACATCTCCGACTTCGACCCGCTGCTGGCGCGCATCCACGTGCCCAGCCGCGAGTTCAACCGGTTGGAGCAGGAGCAGGATGTGGCGCTCGTCCTCGACAGCGACGGCACACGCCTGCGCGGCCGCATCACACTCATCAGCCCGGTGATCGATCCCGCCAGCGGCACCATCAAGATCACCGTCGAGGTTCCCGACTACCCGGCCGGCGTCAGACCGGGCGACTTCGCCAAGGTCCGCATCGTCACCGAACTGCGCGAGGGCACCGTCCTGATACCCCGCGCCGCCGTCCTTACCGACAAGGGTGAGACCTTCGTCTACGTCGCGGTCGACGACGTGGAGCACGCCGGCGACATACTGGCCGAGCGCCGCATCGTCGAGACCGGCTTCACCGACGACCTGCACACCGAAATCCTCTCCGGCCTCGCGCTGGGGGAGCGGGTCGTGGTGAAAGGCCAACGGTCGCTCAAGCACGGTACGCCGCTGAAGATCCTCGACGCGGTGGAAGCGGGGAGCCGATGA